In Segatella copri, the DNA window CTTTTTTTGTTATTTTTGCAAGGTAAAAGCATCTTTTGATGCAAAATAAAGAAAATAGACTATGGCAGAGCATAATGAATTAGGCAAATGGGGAGAAGACGAGGCTACGCTCTATCTCGAGAATGAAGGCTATGTCGTCATCGACAGAGACTGGAAAGCCGGCAAGCGGGATCTGGATATCCTTGCCGTTTCGCCGGATGGTAAGACGCTGGTTGTGGTAGAGGTGAAGACCCGTTCGGGTGAAGAATACCAGCAGCCCGAGGAAGCCGTAGATGCCAGGAAGATGCGTAATCTGGCAATAGCCGCCAATACTTACGTCAAGGAACAGAAGGTGGAAAAAGAACTTCGCTTTGATATTGTTACCGTGGTAGGGGTAGGCCATCAGGTGAAACGCATCGAGCATCTTGTGGATGCCTTCAACCCGTTGCTGATTGGATAACCCGTTGTGATTCGCTATACATTATTATATAGACATGGAAAAGAAGATTATACGATTAAAGGAAGTGGATTCCACGAATACCTTCCTGAAGAATTTGGATACTTACGATGAAGATGCGCTGACCATTGCCATTGCTGACTATCAGACTGCAGGCAGGGGACAGGGCGTGCATACCTGGGAGAGTGAGCCGGGCAAGAACCTCCTCTTCAGTATGATGATGTGTCCTAAGTGGGTACCTTTGCGCCAGCAGTTCCTCCTTTCCGAGGCTGGTGCGCTCGCCGTGAAGGACGCTCTTGATTCCTATACGGACGGCATTACGCTGAAATGGCCGAATGATGTGTACTGGTATGACAAGAAAATCAGTGGCACGCTGATAGAGACTGCCATCGACTCCAAGGGCATCAAGCGCTGCATCTTCGGTATCGGCATTGATGTCAATCAGACTGAGTTCCACAGCGATGCGCCCAACCCTGTATCTCTGGCTCAGATTCTGGGTCATGAGGTGGATAGGGAAGAGGTGCTGCAGAAGGTGATTGAGGCTTTCTGCAAATACTACGAACTTCTGCGTCGTGCCGACTATATGGATGTGTCGGGCATCTATCATCTTTCTCTCTACCGTCGCAAGGGCTATCACTGGTATGAGGATAAGGACGGTAAGTTCGAGGGCGCCTTCGTAGAGGTGGAGGACGATGGTCATCTCATCCTTCATGACAAGAAGGGAGTAATACGCTCGTATGCGTTCGGAGAAATCAAATTTCTAATCCCTTCAGTAAACATTAAACAATAAACATTAAACACTATATTATGGCAAAGTTTAAAAGAATTCTTTTGAAATTGAGCGGCGAGAGTCTGATGGGCAAGCAGAGCTTCGGCATCGACCCAGAGCGCCTGAGTGATTATGCTAAGCAGATAAAGGAGGTCCATGAGATGGGCGTTCAGATAGGCATTGTGATTGGTGGTGGTAACATCTTCCGCGGTTTGAGTGGAAGCCAGAAGGGTTTCGACCGTGTCAAGGGCGACCAGATGGGTATGTGTGCTACCGTTATCAATTCCCTGGCATTGAGCAGCGCACTCGGAGCCTTGGGCGTTAAGAACAAGGTGCTTACTGCCATCCGCATGGAGCCTATCGGCGAATTCTACACCAAGTGGAAGGCGATTGAGGCGATGGAGGCAGGCTATATCTGCATCTTCTCTGCAGGTACAGGTAGTCCATACTTCACTACCGATACCGGTTCTTCTCTCCGCGGTATCGAAATCGAGGCTGACGTGATGCTCAAGGGTACCCGTGTAGACGGCATCTATACCGCCGACCCAGAGAAGGATCCTACAGCTACCAAGTTCAAGGACATCACCTATGATGAGATTTACACCAAGGGCTTGAAGGTAATGGATTTGACTGCTACCACCATGTGTA includes these proteins:
- a CDS encoding YraN family protein, encoding MAEHNELGKWGEDEATLYLENEGYVVIDRDWKAGKRDLDILAVSPDGKTLVVVEVKTRSGEEYQQPEEAVDARKMRNLAIAANTYVKEQKVEKELRFDIVTVVGVGHQVKRIEHLVDAFNPLLIG
- a CDS encoding biotin--[acetyl-CoA-carboxylase] ligase produces the protein MEKKIIRLKEVDSTNTFLKNLDTYDEDALTIAIADYQTAGRGQGVHTWESEPGKNLLFSMMMCPKWVPLRQQFLLSEAGALAVKDALDSYTDGITLKWPNDVYWYDKKISGTLIETAIDSKGIKRCIFGIGIDVNQTEFHSDAPNPVSLAQILGHEVDREEVLQKVIEAFCKYYELLRRADYMDVSGIYHLSLYRRKGYHWYEDKDGKFEGAFVEVEDDGHLILHDKKGVIRSYAFGEIKFLIPSVNIKQ
- the pyrH gene encoding UMP kinase; the encoded protein is MAKFKRILLKLSGESLMGKQSFGIDPERLSDYAKQIKEVHEMGVQIGIVIGGGNIFRGLSGSQKGFDRVKGDQMGMCATVINSLALSSALGALGVKNKVLTAIRMEPIGEFYTKWKAIEAMEAGYICIFSAGTGSPYFTTDTGSSLRGIEIEADVMLKGTRVDGIYTADPEKDPTATKFKDITYDEIYTKGLKVMDLTATTMCKENNLPIYVFNMDVVGNLKKVMDGEEIGTLVHN